A part of Cannabis sativa cultivar Pink pepper isolate KNU-18-1 chromosome 6, ASM2916894v1, whole genome shotgun sequence genomic DNA contains:
- the LOC115725770 gene encoding pumilio homolog 12 isoform X2 has protein sequence MEETRTDESEIDQLLCEIPKATSGIPNSERSNNRRMMYLNGNLSSSIRLETKEVNKMMLEKYDQSAVGLNLPDDQSLTSAFSGLNFNETPAVVSAAAGAAGASPYIPKMMQYTLPSLEGMFHNHNNQKKQNSDVESRMMFVPSYRTTTTTTPTPTTNNVPYGVYDYESDMRKICYDSTNLSNLANLEFRRRYQLETFGNANANAVPAAAPAAVPLDHSAAGFPYLPGMQPYNPLITEQQSPFYMEPVSRIPYHHQQQIKQEQERYVSLQHQLQNGNILNRFTRNSRQSLYDSTIPHQYEQWKPLSDPYLNNYDVNNYSNHLNPSNYSHIGFNLPKVWDRVDRATFPERVARSNGFRFGSLGGVGVGGGNDLISHVAQNGRPQQNNNGHLSHNNNHGCCTLNNVLMYSSDMDYKSNLNAKLSPQKCTSLDEATGRIYLMAKDQHGCRFLQRKFSERKKHEIDMIFEEIIDHVVELMTDPFGNYLVQKLLEVCDEDQRLQTLHRITCKPGELIRISCDMHGTRAVQKVIETVKTPEQFSMVVSALKHDTITLMKDMNGNHVAQRCLQYFRPENNEFLFETALLNCADLAKDRHGCCVLQKCLTFSDGDRRHRLICEIAANALILSQDPYGNYVVQYVYDLRLPWATSLLLDQLEGSFGDLSMQKHSSNVVEKSLKLCNEEGRSRIIHELINNPKLDQIMQDPYGNYAVQAAIDVAMGSLYSKLADAIKLHTAALKTSPYGKKVLSALNSPKC, from the exons ATGGAGGAAACAAGAACTGATGAGTCTGAAATTGATCAACTCCTTTGTGAGATACCAAAAGCCACTTCTGGGATTCCAAATTCAGAGAGGTCTAATAATAGAAGGATGATGTATTTGAATGGGAATCTCTCTTCTTCGATTCGATTGGAAACTAAAGAGGTTAACAAGATGATGTTGGAGAAGTATGATCAATCAGCTGTGGGGTTGAATCTCCCTGATGATCAATCCTTAACATCTGCTTTTTCGGGTTTGAATTTCAACGAAACCCCGGCTGTTGTTTCAGCTGCTGCTGGTGCTGCTGGTGCTTCTCCTTATATACCGAAAATGATGCAATACACTCTTCCTTCTTTGGAAGGAATGTTCCATAACCACAACAATCAGAAGAAGCAAAATTCGGATGTGGAATCGAGGATGATGTTTGTTCCTTCTTAtcgaacaacaacaacaacaacaccaaCACCAACAACTAACAATGTGCCTTATGGTGTTTATGATTATGAGTCTGATATGAGAAAAATTTGCTATGACAGTACAAACCTTTCGAATTTAGCTAATTTGGAATTCAGGAGACGATACCAACTCGAAACTTTTGGTAATGCTAATGCTAATGCTGTTCCTGCTGCTGCTCCTGCTGCTGTTCCATTAGATCATTCGGCTGCTGGTTTTCCATACTTGCCCGGGATGCAGCCATATAATCCTTTAATAACCGAGCAACAATCGCCATTCTATATGGAACCAGTTTCGCGGATACCTTACCATCATCAACAACAGATTAAACAGGAACAAGAGAGGTATGTGAGTTTACAACATCAGCTGCAAAATGGGAACATTCTGAATAGGTTTACTAGAAACTCGAGGCAATCGCTTTATGATTCTACAATCCCTCACCAATATGAGCAATGGAAACCACTTTCTGATCCATATTTGAACAATTATGATGTGAACAATTACTCAAACCATTTGAATCCTTCCAACTATTCTCACATTGGATTCAACTTGCCTAAAGTTTGGGATAGAGTGGATAGAGCTACTTTCCCCGAAAGGGTAGCTAGATCAAATGGATTTCGGTTTGGCTCACTTGGAGGAGTAGGAGTAGGAGGAGGGAATGATTTAATTTCTCATGTTGCTCAAAATGGAAGGCCTCAACAGAACAACAATGGTCACTTGTCTCATAATAACAATCATGGTTGTTGTACCTTAAACAATGTGCTTATGTATTCTTCTGATATGGATTACAAAAGTAATCTTAATGCCAAGCTTTCGCCTCAGAAATGTACTTCACTTGATGAAGCAACTGGTAGAATTTATCTCATGGCTAAAGACCAACATGGTTGCCGCTTTTTGCAAAGGAAATTCTCTGAAAGGAAGAAACACGAAATTGACATGATTTTCGAGGAGATCATTGATCATGTTGTTGAGCTTATGACTGACCCTTTTGGGAACTACCTTGTTCAGAAGCTGCTTGAGGTTTGTGATGAGGATCAAAGGTTGCAGACCCTTCATCGCATTACTTGCAAACCGGGGGAACTCATCAGAATTTCGTGTGATATGCACGg GACTAGAGCTGTTCAAAAGGTTATCGAAACTGTCAAGACCCCCGAGCAATTCTCCATGGTTGTATCTGCACTGAAGCATGATACAATCACACTAATGAAAGACATGAATGGAAACCATGTTGCTCAAAGGTGCTTGCAGTATTTTAGGCCTGAAAATAATGAA TTTTTGTTTGAAACTGCACTATTGAACTGTGCTGATCTTGCTAAAGATCGCCATGGCTGTTGTGTTCTTCAAAAATGTCTTACTTTTTCTGATGGCGATCGAAGACACCGTCTCATCTGTGAGATTGCTGCCAATGCTCTAATCCTTTCCCAGGATCCATATGG AAACTATGTTGTGCAATATGTATACGATCTTCGCCTTCCATGGGCAACATCACTTTTGTTAGATCAGTTGGAAGGTAGCTTTGGTGATCTTTCAATGCAGAAGCACAGCAGCAATGTGGTTGAGAAAAGCTTGAAGCTTTGCAACGAAGAGGGTCGTTCTCGTATTATCCACGAGCTTATTAACAATCCCAAACTCGATCAAATCATGCAGGATCCTTATGGAAACTATGCTGTTCAAGCTGCTATAGATGTTGCTATG GGAAGCCTCTATTCTAAGCTAGCCGACGCGATAAAGCTACACACTGCTGCACTCAAAACCAGTCCATATGGGAAGAAAGTCCTCTCAGCACTGAATTCACCGAAAT GTTGA
- the LOC115725770 gene encoding pumilio homolog 12 isoform X1, giving the protein MEETRTDESEIDQLLCEIPKATSGIPNSERSNNRRMMYLNGNLSSSIRLETKEVNKMMLEKYDQSAVGLNLPDDQSLTSAFSGLNFNETPAVVSAAAGAAGASPYIPKMMQYTLPSLEGMFHNHNNQKKQNSDVESRMMFVPSYRTTTTTTPTPTTNNVPYGVYDYESDMRKICYDSTNLSNLANLEFRRRYQLETFGNANANAVPAAAPAAVPLDHSAAGFPYLPGMQPYNPLITEQQSPFYMEPVSRIPYHHQQQIKQEQERYVSLQHQLQNGNILNRFTRNSRQSLYDSTIPHQYEQWKPLSDPYLNNYDVNNYSNHLNPSNYSHIGFNLPKVWDRVDRATFPERVARSNGFRFGSLGGVGVGGGNDLISHVAQNGRPQQNNNGHLSHNNNHGCCTLNNVLMYSSDMDYKSNLNAKLSPQKCTSLDEATGRIYLMAKDQHGCRFLQRKFSERKKHEIDMIFEEIIDHVVELMTDPFGNYLVQKLLEVCDEDQRLQTLHRITCKPGELIRISCDMHGTRAVQKVIETVKTPEQFSMVVSALKHDTITLMKDMNGNHVAQRCLQYFRPENNEFLFETALLNCADLAKDRHGCCVLQKCLTFSDGDRRHRLICEIAANALILSQDPYGNYVVQYVYDLRLPWATSLLLDQLEGSFGDLSMQKHSSNVVEKSLKLCNEEGRSRIIHELINNPKLDQIMQDPYGNYAVQAAIDVAMQGSLYSKLADAIKLHTAALKTSPYGKKVLSALNSPKC; this is encoded by the exons ATGGAGGAAACAAGAACTGATGAGTCTGAAATTGATCAACTCCTTTGTGAGATACCAAAAGCCACTTCTGGGATTCCAAATTCAGAGAGGTCTAATAATAGAAGGATGATGTATTTGAATGGGAATCTCTCTTCTTCGATTCGATTGGAAACTAAAGAGGTTAACAAGATGATGTTGGAGAAGTATGATCAATCAGCTGTGGGGTTGAATCTCCCTGATGATCAATCCTTAACATCTGCTTTTTCGGGTTTGAATTTCAACGAAACCCCGGCTGTTGTTTCAGCTGCTGCTGGTGCTGCTGGTGCTTCTCCTTATATACCGAAAATGATGCAATACACTCTTCCTTCTTTGGAAGGAATGTTCCATAACCACAACAATCAGAAGAAGCAAAATTCGGATGTGGAATCGAGGATGATGTTTGTTCCTTCTTAtcgaacaacaacaacaacaacaccaaCACCAACAACTAACAATGTGCCTTATGGTGTTTATGATTATGAGTCTGATATGAGAAAAATTTGCTATGACAGTACAAACCTTTCGAATTTAGCTAATTTGGAATTCAGGAGACGATACCAACTCGAAACTTTTGGTAATGCTAATGCTAATGCTGTTCCTGCTGCTGCTCCTGCTGCTGTTCCATTAGATCATTCGGCTGCTGGTTTTCCATACTTGCCCGGGATGCAGCCATATAATCCTTTAATAACCGAGCAACAATCGCCATTCTATATGGAACCAGTTTCGCGGATACCTTACCATCATCAACAACAGATTAAACAGGAACAAGAGAGGTATGTGAGTTTACAACATCAGCTGCAAAATGGGAACATTCTGAATAGGTTTACTAGAAACTCGAGGCAATCGCTTTATGATTCTACAATCCCTCACCAATATGAGCAATGGAAACCACTTTCTGATCCATATTTGAACAATTATGATGTGAACAATTACTCAAACCATTTGAATCCTTCCAACTATTCTCACATTGGATTCAACTTGCCTAAAGTTTGGGATAGAGTGGATAGAGCTACTTTCCCCGAAAGGGTAGCTAGATCAAATGGATTTCGGTTTGGCTCACTTGGAGGAGTAGGAGTAGGAGGAGGGAATGATTTAATTTCTCATGTTGCTCAAAATGGAAGGCCTCAACAGAACAACAATGGTCACTTGTCTCATAATAACAATCATGGTTGTTGTACCTTAAACAATGTGCTTATGTATTCTTCTGATATGGATTACAAAAGTAATCTTAATGCCAAGCTTTCGCCTCAGAAATGTACTTCACTTGATGAAGCAACTGGTAGAATTTATCTCATGGCTAAAGACCAACATGGTTGCCGCTTTTTGCAAAGGAAATTCTCTGAAAGGAAGAAACACGAAATTGACATGATTTTCGAGGAGATCATTGATCATGTTGTTGAGCTTATGACTGACCCTTTTGGGAACTACCTTGTTCAGAAGCTGCTTGAGGTTTGTGATGAGGATCAAAGGTTGCAGACCCTTCATCGCATTACTTGCAAACCGGGGGAACTCATCAGAATTTCGTGTGATATGCACGg GACTAGAGCTGTTCAAAAGGTTATCGAAACTGTCAAGACCCCCGAGCAATTCTCCATGGTTGTATCTGCACTGAAGCATGATACAATCACACTAATGAAAGACATGAATGGAAACCATGTTGCTCAAAGGTGCTTGCAGTATTTTAGGCCTGAAAATAATGAA TTTTTGTTTGAAACTGCACTATTGAACTGTGCTGATCTTGCTAAAGATCGCCATGGCTGTTGTGTTCTTCAAAAATGTCTTACTTTTTCTGATGGCGATCGAAGACACCGTCTCATCTGTGAGATTGCTGCCAATGCTCTAATCCTTTCCCAGGATCCATATGG AAACTATGTTGTGCAATATGTATACGATCTTCGCCTTCCATGGGCAACATCACTTTTGTTAGATCAGTTGGAAGGTAGCTTTGGTGATCTTTCAATGCAGAAGCACAGCAGCAATGTGGTTGAGAAAAGCTTGAAGCTTTGCAACGAAGAGGGTCGTTCTCGTATTATCCACGAGCTTATTAACAATCCCAAACTCGATCAAATCATGCAGGATCCTTATGGAAACTATGCTGTTCAAGCTGCTATAGATGTTGCTATG CAGGGAAGCCTCTATTCTAAGCTAGCCGACGCGATAAAGCTACACACTGCTGCACTCAAAACCAGTCCATATGGGAAGAAAGTCCTCTCAGCACTGAATTCACCGAAAT GTTGA